The Ananas comosus cultivar F153 unplaced genomic scaffold, ASM154086v1, whole genome shotgun sequence genome includes the window AGGGGGGAGCACCCGTGAAGTGGTTCGAGGAGAGGTTCAAGTAGACGAGGCTCCCGCACCCGCCGAGCACCCCGCCCACGATCTCCCCGGAGAGTGCGTTGGAGGAGAGATCCAGGTGTTGAAGACCCGAGCAGTTCCCGATCCCCGGAAAACCGCCGGAGAGGTGGTTTCCGGCGAGATCCACCCGCCGGAGTCCGCCGAGCCCGGCCAGGCTCCACCGGAGGTCGCCCTCCCCGGAGATCTTGTTGAAGGAGAGGTCGAGCGTGTCGAGGCCTCCGAAGCGGACTACACCCGCGCCCTCCGTCCCCGCAGGGGGGGGGCCTCCAAGGGCGTTGCCGGAGAGGTTAAGGGAGCGGAGACCGGGGcacgcggcggcgacggcggcggcgtcggggaCGGAGCCGCGGAGGACATTGCCGGAGAGGTCGAGCTCCGCGAGCTGGTCCCCGCACCTGGCGGCGGAGACCCCGCCGGTGATGTTACCCCCGCGGAGGGAGAGCCTCTCGAGGCTCGGGAGCGCCATGagcgaggcggcgacggcgcggagCTCGACGCTGAGCGCGACGCCTTGGAGCGCGACGGAGGCGACGCGCCCGTCCTTGCACCCGACCCCGGCGAAGGAGCACGGGCCCTGGCTAGCGTTCCAGCTCGAGAGCACAACGGGGTTCGGGAGCGCGTTCTTAAAGGCGATCAACAGCTCCAAATCCCCCGCCGCGCTCGATCCAACTCCcgctagcagcagcagcagcagcagcagcgcgGAAGAGAGATCGAACTCCATGAAGCGACGGAGCtctcgtcttcttcttcccatcctggtagtagtagtagtagtagtagtagtagtagtagtagtagtagtatgcAGGGTTTCTAGGGTGTGGTTTCCGCCATTAATGAGCTCGATGATGGAGAAgtgagataataaaaatataagaatataatgggagtgaggaagaagaagacaagttATTTATCGGGGATCGGAGGGGGGAGAGCTCAGAGAGAGGGGTGGAGCAACAGCTGTGCGCGCGGGTGCGTGTGGTGGGGTCACATGGCATGTGCCCCCCAAGCTTGTATTTTACTACTaattagtttcaaatttttctctaaaaactaattaataatttaatcttAGTTTAAATTACCGGAGCATCCCTCGTTCTAATCGCGTGCTTGGAGCACGCACGATCTCATCCGACGGTCGGAATTGATTGGATCTCGATGTTTAAGTGGATCGGACGGTGTGCGTATTGGTGAGTGTGGAGATCGGGGACAGCGAGCGCTCTGCTCGAGGACGTATCACGCGGTTGCATCTATTTGTTTAAagtagtttattattattattagtattagtatTAGTTTGTTGAGACGAAAATGCCCCTGGATAAAGGCGTTAGTTGTAGAAGAGACAGGGAGTTTAGTTGAGGTTATTTTGGTCAGTGCGAGGAGGAGGAAAAAGGTTGCGTCACCGTCCAACCGTGCGGAATCTAGTGGGTGCAGGTTTCGGTTTCTCGAGCAGGGTAAAAACGTATGGAGATCCCTCAATCATACCCGATTTTGAAATcatctctttgattttcttttttctttttttttgaaaaaaaaaaacacttatcCTTTTCAttcattaatttgattttaatctTCTAGTAGTATTTACttcattttctaatttttaattagttgatttcaattaattaaattatagacTTAGGAAAATTTACTAAAAGCTAACATAGTTATTAGATCTATAAGGGATCTGTGAGCTGCTCGGATCCGATCCGAAGCGTGCGGATTGTGGCCAGTCTCAAAGTTCATTTTCTCTTTCCGAATCCATCCCCATTCTCCCGATTAAACGACGaggtttttaacttttttatcgCCATTGTTCGTTGGAGTTTAAGAGGcattttagtaatttagcaGTTGCCCCAAAGACAAGCATTCATCAAGGCCGTCCATTTATCGGATGATCGTAGCGGTCCGATCACTAGTATCTAGGAGATTGAAAGAGGTGAGGATGATATTAAGAACAAGGTGAggataattgaaaaaaaaaatccaaaataatgtTGATTATTATTGTTACTTCAATAAAAgcgccaaaaaagaaaaaaaaatcaaaaggtaACAGTAAAAGGAAAGGGGTGGGTAATGGGCTTACGGCAACACACACCCACCCGTGCGTATAGGACACATGAGGCGGCTTTTGATGATGTGTCCCCAAAATTTTCAAGTGCCCCATCACCGGCCCCCCACCACTATTTACACGCGACAATGGACCGCAAACTTGGACCGCAAACTTGCCCCAGGCGAAAAGGATCGAGCGAGTCTAATTGGGGTCACATAGCAGGTGCCGCAACTTAGGCTTGTTTGGAATTACAAAGAGATTACATTATGTGCGACGAAAAAatacgatagaaaaatatattatttattttcgattCTGCATATCACGATGAGtttgttataatatattttttatggttCCACCGATaacgcagaaacatatccctatatatttttcttctaattttattttatttaataatatcagATAGATCTCAATAACAAACTAagtcttaattaaaaaaaaaaaacaaactaagctttaaggtatcgtttggttcggggataagtaAAAAATGACCATTCCAGGAATCGgatgggaacaattaataaaaataatttattataataaatttataatttttttaaaattctacttaaactttaatttaataaaaaaaatttattataatatttaaatataatttattataaaatttattataatatttaaatataNgtattataatatataatatataacatattatatttatataatttatttttaattcaatttcgTGTTGTGGCCACTGTTTGCTGTGAGGCCTGTCTCgacgattttttaaaaatagtatattataatatatataatatattatattatatataatttagttttaatttaatttataaatttaattaaatttaaaattaagtattGAAATAatactatttcaaaaaaaagataaaatagtaAATTTGTTGCTATTTCGAAATAACTGAAAATAATAAGAGttgattgaaataaaaatatttcgaTAAAACATTATCCGTTTGGCGAAACAGCGGGCttatcccgaaccaaacgggcctaAAAGAACGGTAGGCCCCAGCGTGAAAACGACGCATGCAGCGGTCCAGGAGCAGTGACGTGGCAGAGACTTTGGACTCgcatatgatgatgatgatatcaGCCGTCTGATCTTTTTGCGGCGGGGAAACGGACG containing:
- the LOC109705392 gene encoding protein BRASSINOSTEROID INSENSITIVE 1-like, with product MGRRRRELRRFMEFDLSSALLLLLLLLAGVGSSAAGDLELLIAFKNALPNPVVLSSWNASQGPCSFAGVGCKDGRVASVALQGVALSVELRAVAASLMALPSLERLSLRGGNITGGVSAARCGDQLAELDLSGNVLRGSVPDAAAVAAACPGLRSLNLSGNALGGPPPAGTEGAGVVRFGGLDTLDLSFNKISGEGDLRWSLAGLGGLRRVDLAGNHLSGGFPGIGNCSGLQHLDLSSNALSGEIVGGVLGGCGSLVYLNLSSNHFTGAPPSDLSSCSSLSSLCLSNNNFSGEFPIQTLSAMPNLKVLDLSFNHFNGTLPDSIPNLPSLEQLDLSSNSFSGSIPSVLCPNPGFSLKELYLQNNLFTGAIPESLSNCSKLISLDLSLNYITGSIPSSLGSLSSLRDLIMWQNS